One Dialister invisus DSM 15470 genomic region harbors:
- a CDS encoding chromate transporter, whose protein sequence is MIWFQIFWEFFKAGLFAAGGGLATLPFLYAISESTGWFSTADIANMIAISESTPGPLGVNMATYAGYQTLGIAGGIWATLSLTSPALFVITAVSKALDKFKNALLVEKIFYGLRPCSIALITAAGLGVAKISLLNIKNDIPAPNILSFFDWKCILLAVIMWYALWRFKKHPVIYIAVSAAIGILFEL, encoded by the coding sequence ATGATCTGGTTCCAGATCTTCTGGGAATTCTTTAAGGCGGGACTTTTTGCCGCAGGCGGAGGACTGGCAACACTCCCTTTCCTCTATGCCATATCCGAATCTACCGGTTGGTTTTCCACAGCAGATATCGCCAATATGATTGCCATCTCCGAATCTACTCCCGGGCCGCTGGGCGTCAACATGGCGACTTACGCAGGTTATCAGACCCTCGGTATTGCCGGCGGCATCTGGGCAACGCTGTCTCTTACCTCACCGGCGCTCTTCGTTATTACAGCAGTTTCAAAAGCACTGGATAAATTTAAGAATGCCCTGCTTGTGGAAAAAATTTTCTACGGACTCCGCCCCTGTTCCATCGCTTTAATTACAGCAGCCGGGCTGGGCGTGGCAAAAATATCTCTCCTTAACATAAAAAATGATATCCCGGCACCAAATATCCTATCTTTCTTTGACTGGAAATGCATTCTTCTTGCTGTCATTATGTGGTATGCGCTTTGGCGGTTTAAAAAGCATCCTGTTATTTACATTGCCGTTTCTGCCGCCATCGGCATCTTATTTGAACTGTAA
- a CDS encoding chromate transporter, producing MLWDLFLTFFKMGAVTFGGGYAMLPILQREVAENKKWSTEEELMDYFAIGQCTPGMIAVNVATFVGYKQKGFSGGLAATLGVITPSMLIITAIAIFLSSFAANPFVIHAFAGIRVCVCVLIFDTVIKLGRKSITDKRTAFIFLSILLISLFSSLSPVFSVIFAGTAGYIFMPDAGKKGKVAQ from the coding sequence ATGCTTTGGGATTTATTTCTCACTTTTTTTAAAATGGGCGCCGTCACTTTTGGCGGAGGATATGCCATGCTTCCTATCCTGCAGCGGGAAGTAGCGGAAAATAAAAAATGGAGTACCGAAGAAGAGCTAATGGACTATTTCGCCATCGGCCAGTGCACGCCCGGCATGATTGCTGTCAATGTAGCCACCTTTGTAGGGTATAAACAAAAAGGTTTTTCAGGCGGCCTGGCTGCCACCTTAGGTGTCATTACTCCTTCCATGCTTATTATTACTGCTATTGCCATATTTCTTTCCAGCTTTGCAGCAAATCCGTTTGTCATCCATGCTTTCGCCGGCATCCGTGTCTGCGTATGCGTCTTGATTTTTGACACTGTCATCAAATTAGGCAGGAAATCCATTACTGATAAAAGAACAGCATTCATTTTTCTTTCCATTCTTCTGATCTCCCTTTTCTCCTCTCTCTCTCCGGTATTCTCTGTCATTTTCGCGGGAACAGCAGGGTACATTTTCATGCCTGATGCAGGAAAGAAAGGCAAGGTGGCGCAATGA
- a CDS encoding rhodanese-like domain-containing protein, translating to MMKRLLAAGSICVFLFLGVIGCGGESMAGYQKIPAAEAKNMMDKGGVTVVDVRREEEYKTGHIPEAVLLTNETIGNEPPALLPDKNAVILVYCRSGVRSRQASEKLIKLGYKKVFDMGGIKDWPYDVVT from the coding sequence ATGATGAAAAGACTTTTAGCGGCAGGCAGTATCTGTGTATTCCTCTTTTTGGGGGTTATCGGCTGTGGAGGAGAAAGTATGGCGGGATATCAGAAGATTCCGGCGGCGGAAGCAAAAAATATGATGGATAAAGGCGGTGTGACTGTTGTCGATGTACGTCGTGAAGAGGAATACAAAACGGGGCATATTCCCGAAGCAGTTCTTTTGACTAATGAGACCATCGGCAACGAACCGCCGGCACTTCTTCCGGATAAGAATGCCGTAATTCTTGTGTACTGCAGAAGTGGTGTAAGAAGCAGACAGGCATCTGAAAAACTGATTAAATTGGGATATAAAAAGGTATTTGATATGGGTGGTATCAAGGATTGGCCTTATGATGTCGTTACGTAA
- the larA gene encoding nickel-dependent lactate racemase — protein sequence MEFKIKYYKDLVSFHIPDQNVLGNILPNTAPAAVSEAEEVARALSVPFGTPRLSEIVRSGEKIVIVTSDITRPVPSKIIIPRLLDELGKAGVKDEDVTIVFGLGSHRKQTEEEQKSLVGEEVYSRVKCVDSDPEDCVHLGVCRNGTPVDIFRTVAEADRRILVGNVEYHYFAGYSGGMKAIMPGVSSRAAIQANHKNMIHPGAFAGNLKDNPVRDDIEETADFISVDFILNVALDDHKRIAFAAAGHPVEAHRKACAFLDKIYKKKVKKAADIVIVSTGGYPKDINLYQAQKSIDNVKHIVRKGGIMIVAASCREGYGSDVFGKWINTYSTPGERIEEIQRHFELGGHKSAALAMVQKNCDIYLVTDMEDKLVEKANMVPFHNLQQAVDAAFAQMGEKAAAYVVPVGGSTLPVLE from the coding sequence ATGGAGTTCAAAATTAAATATTATAAGGATCTGGTGTCTTTTCACATACCGGATCAAAATGTATTGGGGAATATCCTTCCCAATACGGCACCTGCTGCGGTATCAGAGGCGGAAGAAGTAGCCCGTGCCCTTTCTGTTCCTTTTGGAACCCCCAGATTGTCTGAAATTGTCAGATCCGGAGAGAAGATTGTAATTGTTACCAGTGATATTACCCGCCCCGTACCGTCAAAGATTATCATTCCCCGCCTCTTGGATGAATTGGGAAAGGCAGGGGTGAAAGATGAGGATGTGACGATTGTCTTCGGTCTTGGCAGCCATCGTAAGCAAACTGAAGAAGAACAGAAATCTCTTGTGGGAGAAGAAGTGTATAGTCGTGTGAAATGCGTTGACAGTGATCCTGAAGATTGTGTGCACCTGGGCGTTTGCAGGAATGGTACGCCGGTGGATATATTCCGTACGGTGGCGGAAGCGGACCGACGCATTTTGGTGGGAAATGTGGAATACCATTATTTTGCAGGGTACAGCGGCGGCATGAAAGCAATTATGCCGGGAGTTTCCTCTCGTGCTGCCATCCAGGCCAACCATAAAAATATGATTCACCCCGGGGCATTTGCAGGGAATTTGAAAGATAATCCGGTTCGTGATGATATTGAAGAAACAGCTGACTTTATTTCTGTTGATTTTATTTTAAATGTAGCGCTTGATGATCATAAGCGGATTGCCTTTGCCGCAGCAGGACATCCTGTGGAGGCCCATCGCAAGGCCTGTGCCTTTCTTGATAAAATATACAAGAAAAAAGTGAAAAAAGCGGCAGATATTGTTATTGTTTCTACCGGTGGCTATCCGAAGGACATCAATTTGTACCAGGCGCAGAAATCTATCGATAACGTGAAACATATTGTGAGAAAGGGCGGCATTATGATTGTGGCGGCCAGCTGCCGTGAAGGATACGGCAGTGATGTATTTGGCAAGTGGATTAATACATACAGCACGCCCGGTGAACGGATTGAAGAAATACAAAGGCATTTTGAATTGGGCGGGCACAAATCGGCAGCTCTTGCCATGGTGCAGAAAAATTGTGATATTTATCTGGTGACTGATATGGAAGATAAACTGGTGGAGAAGGCAAACATGGTTCCTTTCCATAATCTCCAGCAGGCGGTAGATGCGGCATTTGCCCAAATGGGGGAAAAGGCGGCAGCGTATGTCGTTCCTGTCGGCGGTTCGACGCTTCCTGTACTGGAATGA
- a CDS encoding HAD hydrolase-like protein, which yields MTYKYILFDLDGTISASGPGIIKAMQYGLTAAGINETDPATLKSFIGPPLNVQIQKIYGLSEKDTLAVIMKFREQYDNKGIFDSAPYEGINGLLSALKQRNMITAVASSKPWPLVHKILKDFSFTSYFDVIVGSNPSDEMKNKADFDQKTRIIKKTFIKLKEIGMTPALDEKFLSSTIMIGDKNYDIFGAKANKITSAGAAWGYGSLDELADAGADFIFKTPHDLQDFLLT from the coding sequence ATGACTTATAAATATATTCTTTTCGACTTAGACGGCACTATTTCTGCTTCCGGTCCAGGCATTATAAAAGCCATGCAGTACGGGCTTACAGCAGCAGGCATTAATGAAACAGATCCTGCTACACTTAAATCATTCATCGGTCCGCCGCTGAATGTGCAAATACAAAAAATCTATGGCCTGTCAGAAAAAGATACACTGGCGGTCATTATGAAGTTCCGCGAGCAGTATGATAATAAAGGCATTTTTGATTCCGCCCCCTACGAAGGTATCAATGGACTCTTATCCGCCTTGAAGCAAAGAAACATGATCACCGCCGTCGCTTCCAGCAAGCCGTGGCCGCTGGTGCATAAAATACTGAAAGACTTTTCCTTTACCTCTTACTTTGATGTGATTGTCGGCAGCAATCCTTCTGACGAAATGAAAAACAAGGCAGATTTCGACCAAAAAACACGCATTATCAAAAAGACTTTCATCAAATTGAAGGAAATCGGAATGACACCCGCCCTCGATGAAAAATTCCTTTCCTCCACGATTATGATTGGTGACAAAAACTATGACATCTTTGGCGCAAAAGCAAATAAAATCACATCTGCTGGGGCAGCATGGGGTTACGGTAGCCTGGATGAACTCGCCGATGCCGGGGCGGATTTTATTTTTAAAACGCCTCATGACTTGCAGGACTTTCTGCTCACATGA
- a CDS encoding helicase HerA-like domain-containing protein, which yields MYIDGKIWIGNNDQGERISIIPKMVNRHGLVAGATGTGKTVTLKVMAETFSDMGIPVFMADVKGDIAGMMNPGTDSEDMQKRIGKFNLTDAGFAYKGYPVTLWDIYGVKGIQLRTTISEMGPMLLARILDLNDLQSDILTVIFKIADDRKWFLIDTKDLKSVLNYVSDHRGLFEGEYGKMSPASISTIVRAVVALEAAGGNVFFGEPALRISDWLTLGDGGKGMINILDSESLINNGKMYSAFLLWMLSELFETLPEVGDLPKPKMVFFFDEAHLLFNGAPKQLLDKIEQVVKLIRSKGVGVYFCTQNPKDIPDGVLAQLGNKVQHGLHAYTPSDQKAVKAAAMSFRANPAFDTEETLTSLGTGKAVVSFLGEDGVPGMAQKVSVLPPQCSMGSIGDGQREQSVKSSLFYSKYAEGYDPESAYEILMRLGQEEQAREEQAAAEAAQVKEDARLTKEQAKADEKAAREAEKESAAKNRAIKSVGNSVLGTIGRAAGRSIGGSVGGSLGRSVGGNLGASLVRGLLGTFFKR from the coding sequence ATGTATATCGATGGAAAAATTTGGATAGGGAATAATGATCAGGGGGAACGGATCAGCATCATTCCGAAGATGGTGAACCGTCACGGTCTTGTTGCCGGTGCAACAGGCACAGGCAAGACGGTTACGCTCAAAGTCATGGCGGAAACATTCAGCGATATGGGTATCCCTGTATTTATGGCGGATGTCAAAGGTGATATCGCAGGAATGATGAATCCCGGGACAGACAGCGAAGATATGCAGAAACGCATCGGGAAGTTCAATCTGACGGATGCGGGATTCGCCTACAAAGGATATCCTGTTACTTTATGGGATATTTACGGTGTAAAAGGAATCCAGCTCCGTACCACCATTTCTGAAATGGGACCGATGCTTCTTGCCCGTATCCTTGATTTGAATGATCTCCAAAGTGATATCCTCACAGTAATATTTAAGATTGCCGATGATCGTAAGTGGTTCCTTATCGACACGAAAGATTTGAAGTCCGTCCTGAATTATGTGAGTGATCACCGTGGGCTTTTTGAAGGAGAATACGGGAAAATGAGTCCGGCCTCTATCAGCACGATCGTCCGTGCAGTAGTGGCTCTTGAAGCAGCCGGCGGCAATGTGTTCTTCGGTGAGCCGGCTCTCCGTATTTCCGACTGGCTGACATTAGGTGATGGCGGCAAGGGGATGATCAATATTCTTGACAGTGAAAGTCTGATCAATAATGGCAAGATGTATTCCGCCTTTCTTCTCTGGATGCTGTCCGAACTCTTTGAAACACTTCCCGAGGTGGGTGATCTGCCTAAACCCAAGATGGTTTTCTTCTTCGATGAGGCTCATCTCCTGTTTAATGGAGCGCCCAAACAGCTTTTGGATAAAATTGAACAGGTGGTTAAGCTGATTCGGTCCAAAGGAGTGGGGGTATATTTCTGTACACAAAATCCGAAAGATATTCCCGACGGTGTTTTAGCGCAGTTGGGGAATAAAGTGCAGCACGGTCTTCACGCATATACGCCGTCTGACCAGAAAGCAGTCAAAGCGGCGGCTATGTCTTTCCGCGCGAATCCTGCATTTGATACGGAAGAAACGCTTACTTCTCTCGGGACGGGAAAGGCGGTTGTTTCTTTCCTTGGGGAAGACGGTGTCCCGGGCATGGCGCAGAAGGTATCTGTTCTTCCGCCGCAGTGCAGTATGGGCAGTATTGGGGACGGGCAGCGGGAGCAGTCCGTTAAGTCAAGTCTTTTTTACAGTAAATATGCGGAAGGGTATGATCCGGAATCGGCTTATGAGATCCTGATGCGTTTAGGGCAGGAGGAACAGGCAAGAGAGGAACAGGCAGCGGCAGAAGCGGCGCAGGTGAAAGAAGATGCGCGCCTGACAAAAGAACAGGCGAAGGCAGATGAGAAAGCGGCTCGTGAAGCGGAAAAAGAATCGGCGGCAAAGAACCGGGCCATAAAATCCGTGGGGAATTCCGTACTGGGGACAATCGGCCGTGCGGCGGGAAGATCGATCGGCGGCAGCGTAGGCGGAAGTCTGGGCAGGAGTGTGGGCGGAAATCTTGGAGCAAGCCTTGTCCGCGGACTTCTGGGAACTTTTTTTAAACGGTAA
- the citC gene encoding [citrate (pro-3S)-lyase] ligase, with protein MITEREIFLTDPEEKARVVEFLKEFDLTFTGNIDYTMGLFDDGKLIGTGSLGGRVMRDIAISKDYQKKGLTHRIIRNLQGESNRRGITGNQIFTKPKNVPVFAHMGFKEVAVAEPYAGLLERGQDTLEDYLNRVRSILGTGEGKNRGAIVMNCNPFTLGHRSLVEYAVNNCDEVIIFAVQEDRSIFPFSDRFSLIKQGVKDMKGVSVISGGNYIISNATFPTYFIKGTDELAAQTKLDATVFATRIAPALNITVRFVGEEPTDKTTLAYNRAMREVFANNGIELKVIPREQKGHQVVSASTVRKALSEDDWETVYRMVPKSTLVYLKSPEGQAVIRKIKMTEAFKQMEAEEKAKAAEAKTEK; from the coding sequence ATGATTACAGAACGAGAAATTTTTTTGACAGATCCTGAAGAAAAAGCAAGAGTTGTAGAATTCCTGAAAGAATTTGATCTGACTTTCACAGGAAACATTGATTATACCATGGGACTTTTCGATGATGGGAAACTTATCGGCACAGGCTCTCTCGGCGGCCGTGTCATGAGAGATATCGCCATCAGTAAAGATTACCAGAAAAAGGGGCTTACCCATCGTATCATCCGTAACCTCCAGGGCGAATCCAACCGCCGCGGAATTACAGGAAACCAAATCTTCACCAAGCCGAAGAACGTCCCCGTTTTTGCCCATATGGGTTTCAAAGAAGTGGCTGTAGCCGAACCTTATGCGGGTCTCCTGGAGCGCGGACAGGACACATTGGAAGACTACCTGAACCGTGTCCGTTCCATCCTCGGTACCGGTGAGGGTAAGAACCGCGGTGCTATCGTTATGAACTGCAATCCTTTCACATTAGGGCATCGTTCTCTTGTAGAATATGCTGTTAATAACTGCGATGAGGTCATCATTTTCGCCGTGCAGGAAGACCGTTCCATATTCCCATTCTCTGACCGCTTTTCACTCATTAAGCAGGGTGTTAAAGATATGAAAGGTGTTTCCGTCATCAGCGGGGGCAACTACATTATCTCCAACGCCACTTTCCCGACATACTTCATTAAGGGCACTGATGAGCTGGCGGCGCAGACGAAGCTGGATGCCACCGTATTTGCTACGCGTATCGCACCCGCTCTGAATATCACTGTTCGTTTTGTAGGCGAGGAACCGACTGATAAAACTACACTTGCTTACAACCGGGCCATGCGCGAAGTTTTCGCCAACAACGGTATCGAACTGAAAGTCATCCCAAGAGAACAAAAGGGCCACCAGGTCGTCAGCGCTTCCACCGTACGGAAAGCCCTTTCCGAAGATGACTGGGAGACAGTTTACCGTATGGTTCCGAAATCTACCCTCGTTTACCTGAAGAGCCCGGAAGGACAGGCCGTCATCCGCAAAATTAAGATGACAGAAGCGTTTAAACAAATGGAAGCAGAAGAAAAGGCAAAAGCCGCTGAAGCAAAAACAGAAAAGTAA
- the rpsF gene encoding 30S ribosomal protein S6: MKKYEVMFIVDIANEEVIQAAVKLVQDTIVRIGGTVTKVDEWGKRHLAYEVKHQNEGYYVVIDFEADPSQIAELDRIIKIHEEIIRHIIVKQDD; this comes from the coding sequence GTGAAAAAGTATGAAGTTATGTTCATCGTGGACATTGCAAATGAAGAAGTGATTCAGGCTGCAGTGAAGCTGGTGCAGGATACGATCGTTCGTATCGGCGGTACAGTAACCAAGGTTGATGAATGGGGCAAACGTCATCTGGCGTACGAAGTCAAGCATCAGAATGAAGGCTATTATGTAGTCATTGATTTTGAAGCTGACCCGTCACAGATTGCGGAACTTGACCGTATCATTAAGATCCATGAAGAAATTATTCGTCATATCATTGTTAAGCAAGATGACTAA
- the rpsR gene encoding 30S ribosomal protein S18: MKKDRVRRPRRKICQGCVDHIENVDYKDIAMLRRFISERGKILPRRVTGICAKHQRKINLAIKRARAIALLPFSAD; the protein is encoded by the coding sequence ATTAAGAAAGATAGAGTAAGAAGACCGAGAAGAAAGATCTGTCAGGGCTGTGTTGATCATATCGAAAATGTTGATTACAAGGATATTGCAATGCTCCGCCGGTTCATTTCGGAACGAGGCAAGATTTTGCCCCGCCGCGTGACCGGAATATGCGCGAAACATCAGCGCAAAATCAATCTCGCAATCAAGAGGGCAAGAGCTATCGCATTGCTTCCGTTCAGCGCAGACTAA
- a CDS encoding MATE family efflux transporter, protein MKIGLYSDMKKLLSVTFPILVAQLSTMGINFINTTMAGHAGADDLAGVSVGTGIFFPFEGAAIGLLMAGTPIIAQLIGKNEKSSIPFVVRTGIYIALALSMLLFAGYFFFADEVVSSMGLTAEVEYIAKNYIFAMVVAMVFISLIIPLRSLTDVAGSTATSMKLFLSALPINAVLNYFLIYGHGGLPRLGGIGAGVSAAITYFFVLLMFLYVIHSDERFMGKEIFASGKSRFCDWKEYMSVGIPSGLSVFMEMGLFGAIIIFMARFGTETLAAYQVADNFANMAYMVPLSCSMALTILVARAAGAKDHALARRYAKAGILMSVGFSAAEVLLTTIFREQIGLVYTDDAAVIAIASQFLIFASGFQFFDSISAPVQGILRGYKDAKVPFILLLAAYWGACFPVALFLDHQLDMAAVSYWIGLDVGVAASAVFMAIRLFTLESGFMENTAAVSLRGRLSLEPAYDNGVYRVKAEVLTGIKIIWQYCREIGNNLFVPQEKIVEIRGHVLTGIQRKLIGHAARAYVP, encoded by the coding sequence ATGAAAATCGGATTATATAGTGATATGAAAAAGCTGCTTTCAGTCACATTTCCTATCTTAGTAGCGCAGCTTTCCACCATGGGAATCAATTTTATAAATACGACAATGGCAGGCCATGCGGGAGCAGATGATTTGGCCGGGGTTTCAGTAGGGACAGGGATCTTCTTTCCTTTTGAAGGTGCGGCTATCGGGCTTCTGATGGCAGGGACGCCTATAATTGCCCAATTAATTGGGAAGAATGAAAAATCATCCATTCCTTTCGTGGTGCGTACAGGCATATACATAGCACTTGCACTGAGCATGCTGTTGTTTGCAGGATATTTCTTTTTTGCTGATGAGGTTGTCAGCAGCATGGGACTCACGGCTGAAGTGGAATATATTGCAAAGAATTATATTTTTGCCATGGTAGTGGCAATGGTATTTATTTCTCTTATTATTCCGCTTCGCTCTTTGACGGATGTGGCAGGAAGCACGGCTACCTCTATGAAACTTTTTCTTTCCGCGCTTCCTATCAATGCTGTTTTGAATTATTTTCTGATTTATGGTCATGGCGGGCTGCCTCGCCTTGGCGGTATCGGTGCAGGCGTTTCGGCGGCAATTACGTACTTTTTCGTACTGCTGATGTTCCTTTATGTGATTCATAGTGACGAAAGATTTATGGGAAAGGAAATATTCGCTTCCGGCAAGAGCCGTTTTTGTGACTGGAAAGAATATATGAGTGTGGGTATTCCGAGCGGACTATCCGTTTTCATGGAAATGGGACTTTTTGGGGCGATTATTATTTTCATGGCGCGGTTTGGCACGGAAACACTTGCAGCATATCAGGTCGCCGATAATTTTGCGAATATGGCATACATGGTACCACTGTCCTGTTCCATGGCGCTCACCATTTTAGTGGCTCGTGCCGCAGGCGCGAAAGATCATGCTCTTGCAAGGCGGTACGCCAAAGCAGGAATTCTTATGTCCGTGGGATTTTCTGCAGCGGAAGTCCTTTTGACGACGATTTTCCGGGAGCAGATCGGACTGGTCTATACTGATGATGCCGCAGTTATTGCTATCGCATCGCAATTCCTGATTTTTGCTTCAGGGTTCCAGTTTTTTGATTCTATCTCTGCGCCGGTGCAGGGGATTCTTCGCGGATATAAAGATGCTAAAGTGCCTTTTATCCTTCTTTTGGCGGCTTACTGGGGAGCTTGTTTCCCTGTAGCCCTGTTCCTTGATCATCAGCTGGACATGGCTGCCGTTTCTTACTGGATTGGTCTTGATGTGGGTGTGGCGGCATCGGCGGTATTTATGGCTATCCGTCTTTTTACTTTGGAAAGCGGGTTTATGGAAAATACAGCAGCTGTATCCCTTCGCGGAAGGCTGTCTTTGGAACCGGCTTATGACAATGGAGTTTATAGAGTAAAGGCAGAAGTTTTGACGGGTATAAAAATTATATGGCAATATTGCAGGGAAATCGGAAATAATCTTTTTGTACCACAGGAAAAAATTGTGGAAATACGCGGTCATGTGCTTACGGGTATCCAGCGCAAGCTCATAGGCCATGCTGCGCGGGCTTATGTGCCATAG
- a CDS encoding single-stranded DNA-binding protein yields MNSVQVMGNLARDPQIRATKTGRAVASFSIAVNRNYTTPQGEQRELTDWINVVAWGNLAEAVGNQLKKGTRVFVEGRYSTRSYDTPDGQRRYVTEVVANMIALPIGMSSRVSAAPQDQGFAGSESDSQPKGNFNQFGDSHDDEDIPF; encoded by the coding sequence ATGAATTCAGTTCAGGTAATGGGTAATCTGGCGAGGGATCCGCAGATCCGCGCGACTAAAACCGGCCGTGCCGTGGCATCTTTTTCTATTGCTGTAAATCGTAATTATACGACACCTCAGGGTGAACAGAGAGAATTAACTGATTGGATCAATGTTGTTGCCTGGGGCAATCTGGCAGAAGCGGTGGGTAACCAGCTCAAAAAGGGAACCCGTGTTTTTGTCGAAGGGCGTTATTCCACCAGATCTTATGACACTCCTGATGGACAGAGACGGTATGTTACCGAAGTGGTAGCCAATATGATCGCTCTTCCCATTGGAATGAGTTCCCGTGTTTCCGCAGCACCGCAGGATCAGGGATTTGCGGGCAGCGAAAGCGATAGTCAGCCTAAAGGTAATTTTAACCAGTTTGGTGATTCCCACGATGATGAGGATATTCCATTCTGA
- a CDS encoding LysR family transcriptional regulator, whose product MKLNFTSLLYFQRTAEMQHLTNAAESLHVAQPALSRMISGIEKELGVALFERKGRNIKLTRDGEILLKHAKSFLAELDQLKTDLNESKNLQQMTVTLNIESAAQLIPVFLMKFRQEHPEAILDIRNRSLHHLHSQETDLTLFSSNEPIDSPHTVTLFKENLIVIMPKDSTYANGSRLSLSDLATAKFIAPPKGMWLRKTIDDLCASAGFEANVVMESDNPNTVREFIHAGLGIAVIPQLTWYAARGEHIKMAFLTDDKCYRHLNLSWHTDSQLSLVAVLLQEYIIDNFWEFVQNAASYNSPLL is encoded by the coding sequence ATGAAACTGAATTTCACCTCACTGCTCTATTTTCAAAGAACTGCAGAAATGCAGCATCTCACAAACGCCGCCGAAAGCCTTCATGTCGCCCAGCCAGCCCTCTCCAGAATGATCAGCGGCATAGAGAAAGAACTGGGTGTCGCACTGTTTGAACGGAAAGGAAGGAATATTAAACTGACACGAGACGGAGAAATTCTTTTGAAGCATGCAAAAAGTTTTCTTGCGGAACTGGATCAGCTTAAAACAGATCTGAATGAATCAAAAAATCTTCAGCAGATGACAGTTACGCTTAATATAGAATCCGCTGCCCAACTGATCCCCGTCTTTCTCATGAAATTTCGTCAGGAACATCCGGAAGCCATTCTGGATATCCGCAATCGTTCTCTGCATCATCTCCATTCTCAAGAAACGGATCTGACCCTTTTTTCAAGCAATGAGCCAATCGACAGTCCCCACACGGTAACGCTTTTCAAGGAAAACCTCATTGTAATCATGCCGAAAGACAGCACTTACGCAAACGGAAGCCGCCTCTCTCTATCGGATCTGGCAACTGCCAAATTCATTGCTCCGCCGAAAGGAATGTGGCTTAGAAAAACAATTGATGATCTTTGCGCTTCTGCAGGATTTGAAGCAAATGTAGTCATGGAAAGCGATAATCCCAATACCGTCCGTGAATTTATCCACGCGGGTCTCGGTATCGCCGTTATCCCGCAGCTCACCTGGTACGCTGCCCGCGGAGAACACATAAAGATGGCATTCCTTACTGACGACAAATGCTACCGTCACCTGAATCTTTCATGGCACACGGATTCTCAATTATCTCTCGTAGCGGTTCTGCTCCAAGAATATATCATTGATAATTTTTGGGAATTTGTTCAAAACGCGGCAAGTTACAACTCCCCCCTTCTTTAA